The Limnospira fusiformis SAG 85.79 genomic interval ATTTCTAGTATACTACCGACCGCCTTACTTTGTACAATCTGCTGGACTCTTTCAGAGGTTGTAATAGTTTGTTGGTCAAGATTCAGAATCACATCTCCCGGTTGCAGTCCGGCTATGTCAGCGGGGGAACCAGATACGACATTCACAATTAATACCCCATCAGTGTCAGGAATAGCAAATGGCAAATCTTGACTATTTTGGAGTTCTTGGCGGAATCTTTTGGTCAGCGTCATCATTTCAATTCCCAAATAGGCGTGTTCAGCGCGACCGGAAGCGATTAGCTGTTGAGCAATTTGTTGAGCATGATTAATGGGGATCGCAAATCCCAAGCCCTGAGCGCCGCTGATGATGGCTGTATTCATCCCAATGACCTCTCCCTTAGCATTCAGCAGGGGACCGCCAGAATTACCAGGGTTAATAGCAGCATCAGTTTGGATGAATCCTATACGCTTATCAGGAACACCGACATCACTGCTAGAACGTCCTGTAGCGCTAATAATTCCGACGGTTACGGAGTTATCAAGTCCGAGGGGGTTTCCAATGGCGATCGCCCATTCTCCGGGGGAGAGTTGTTCAGAATTTCCGATAGTGACAGTGGGTAAATTGGTCGCGTCAATTTTAATCACGGCTACATCTGTGACCGAATCAGTACCCAACACCTGACCATCATAGCGGCGACCATCTTTTAATATAACCTGGACGGTATCGGTACCTTCGACGACATGGCTATTGGTGAGAATGTGACCATCAGGAGATAAAATAAAGCCGGAGCCAGTCCCTTCCTCAAAGCGATCGCCAGGGGGACGCATACCCCTAGGAGGATTAAAGAAGTCCCTAGGGAGAGAATTCTCGAAACGATCGCGACTGACCCGCCGAGAAGCATTAATTCTCACCACCGCCGGACCGACCTTATCGACTGCTTCTACAATAAAGTTAGAGGCTCGGTCTGAGGAGGGATTAAAGGGGTGATTAAACCAATTAGGGGCGTTCAGTCTAGGTTGGGGTCTAGTTTCTGTGTTACCGAGAGCGGTGCTATCTGGGGAACTGACCTGAGAGGCTGTCTCGTTAGGATTACCAGGGTCGCCTAATTTGTTCTGTAGCCAGCGATCGCCTATTAATGCTCCGGTTCCGCC includes:
- a CDS encoding HhoA/HhoB/HtrA family serine endopeptidase — encoded protein: MTDTTGKGFWKHPVIYFLFLLIGGTGALIGDRWLQNKLGDPGNPNETASQVSSPDSTALGNTETRPQPRLNAPNWFNHPFNPSSDRASNFIVEAVDKVGPAVVRINASRRVSRDRFENSLPRDFFNPPRGMRPPGDRFEEGTGSGFILSPDGHILTNSHVVEGTDTVQVILKDGRRYDGQVLGTDSVTDVAVIKIDATNLPTVTIGNSEQLSPGEWAIAIGNPLGLDNSVTVGIISATGRSSSDVGVPDKRIGFIQTDAAINPGNSGGPLLNAKGEVIGMNTAIISGAQGLGFAIPINHAQQIAQQLIASGRAEHAYLGIEMMTLTKRFRQELQNSQDLPFAIPDTDGVLIVNVVSGSPADIAGLQPGDVILNLDQQTITTSERVQQIVQSKAVGSILEIEVNRNGSSQILQVKTGNLPSQTTG